A window of Castanea sativa cultivar Marrone di Chiusa Pesio chromosome 1, ASM4071231v1 contains these coding sequences:
- the LOC142637388 gene encoding uncharacterized protein LOC142637388, with product MVATIAVPSPKSSILQKQNPVSLRDPNCSFLGGSSLKQLKPRNKRRDADHAISLVVPSASLATNTPTTTTTTTTNRGGRFYFNFTGFPFPLGPFLNRSTIRTEAVKGCIWLFEQEQALGFSSVSTNIRMTIIKLKSGGLWVHAPIAPTKECIQLVKELGAPVEYIVLPTFAYEHKIFVGPFSRKFPRAQVWVAPRQWSWPLNLPLEFFGIFRAKTLKDEDSSTPWADEIEHKILSSPEVGIGPYVEVAFYHKRSRTLLVTDAVIFVPRQPPECISKESLLASAKNGLAVKILSKGKEVPEEPIVDNMRNRQKGWERMVLQILFLGPSNLLEPNASFAQMSQKLIVSPIVKTLVFSKVPEKVRDWIDGIARDWRFKRVIPAHFAAPINASRSDFLAAFTFLDDLLGDRYATWPSLSLLFASLMGKAASYFPPDDMKTLSSLDQFLVSVGAVKKTVSGRKR from the exons ATGGTGGCAACCATTGCTGTTCCTTCCCCAAAATCCTCTATCTTGCAAAAGCAGAACCCAGTCTCTCTGAGAGACCCAAATTGTAGTTTCCTTGGTGGGTCCTCCTTGAAGCAGCTAAAACCCAGAAACAAGAGAAGAGATGCAGATCATGCCATCAGTTTGGTGGTTCCTTCAGCAAGCCTCGCCACCAACAcacccacaaccacaaccacaaccacaaccaatCGTGGTGGCAGGTTTTATTTCAACTTCACTGGATTTCCTTTCCCTCTTGGCCCTTTTCTCAACAGGAGCACTATAAGGACTGAG GCTGTGAAGGGCTGCATATGGCTATTTGAACAAGAGCAAGCATTAGGATTCAGCAGTGTGTCCACGAACATTCGAATGACAATCATTAAACTCAAATCTGGTGGATTATGGGTCCATGCCCCGATTGCTCCAACCAAGGAGTGTATTCAG CTTGTGAAGGAGTTAGGAGCTCCTGTAGAATACATTGTCCTGCCCACTTTTGCTTATGAGCATAAAATATTTGTTGGCCCATTTTCTAGAAAGTTCCCTCGGGCTCAGGTATGGGTGGCCCCAAGGCAATGGAGTTGGCCCTTGAATTTGCCACTTGagttttttggtatttttcgtGCTAAAACCTTGAAAGATGAGGACTCGTCAACCCCGTGGGCTGATGAGATTGAACATAAAATTCTAAGCTCGCCAGAAGTTG GAATTGGGCCATATGTGGAGGTAGCATTCTATCATAAGCGTTCAAGAACACTACTTGTAACAGATGCtgtaatttttgtaccaagGCAGCCACCAGAGTGTATAAGTAAAGAATCCTTGTTAGCATCTGCAAAGAATGGTTTGGCTGTTAAAATTCTTAGTAAAGGAAAGGAAGTTCCGGAGGAACCAATTGTTGACAACATGAGGAATCGTCAAAAAG GGTGGGAACGAATGGTTctacaaattttgtttcttggtccatCAAATCTGTTGGAGCCTAATGCTAGCTTTGCTCAGATGTCACAAAAGTTGATTGTTTCACCCATTGTAAAGACATTGGTGTTCAGCAAAGTTCCTGAAAAG GTCAGGGACTGGATTGATGGCATTGCACGGGACTGGAGGTTCAAGAGAGTAATTCCTGCTCATTTTGCTGCTCCAATAAATGCAAGCAGGTCTGATTTCTTAGCTGCATTCACATTTCTTGATGACCTCTTGGGTGATCGTTATGCCACATGGCCttcactctctcttctcttcgcATCACTTATGGGAAAGGCTGCCAGTTACTTCCCTCCAGATGACATGAAGACCTTATCATCCCTTGATCAGTTTTTAGTCTCAGTGGGAGCCGTGAAGAAGACTGTTTCAGGCAGGAAACGATGA
- the LOC142626176 gene encoding uncharacterized protein LOC142626176, with translation MNRSLLYKLLLDDSDEDEIIEEHVMETSQPKRRRFIRRNHLAGHERLFLDYFAPTPVFPPALFRRRFRMKRSLSHKLFALRMLAYGVSGDLLDEYVRIGETTALESLKKFVTAVIDVFSEEYLRKPNNEDIARLVSSWRTPRVFRSHVFNELAEGRGPAVHYSINGHDYTMGYYLADGIYPKWATFVKTISSPQGPKRKLFAATQEAHRKDVERAFGVLQARFAIVRGPARFFHLETLQKIMKACIILHNLHNMIVEDERDDNEVVNLDYEQIDGVDNPPMQVLHEQNDEFLSCIERYGRIRDRDIHFQLQKDLVEHLWQLHGES, from the exons ATGAATCGCTCTTTGTTGTACAAGTTGCTTCTTGATGACTCAGATGAGGATGAGATAATTGAAGAACATGTTATGGAAACATCACAACCTAAACGTCGTCGCTTTATTCGACGTAATCATTTGGCAGGCCATGAGAGGCTTTTTCTTGATTACTTTGCTCCCACGCCAGTATTTCCACCCGCTTTATTTCGTAGGAGATTTCGGATGAAGCGTTCTCTTTCTC ATAAACTGTTTGCACTTAGAATGCTTGCGTATGGAGTATCGGGGGATTTGCTAGATGAATATGTGCGGATTGGAGAAACTACTGCAttagaaagtttgaaaaaatttgttactgCGGTAATTGATGTTTTCTCTGAGGAATACTTAAGAAAACCAAACAATGAAGATATTGCTAGGCTTGTTAGCTCATGGCGAACGCCGAGGGTTTTCCGG TCTCATGTATTTAATGAACTTGCTGAAGGACGTGGTCCTGCAGTACATTACTCAATCAATGGTCATGACTACACAATGGGATATTACCTTGCTGATGGCATATATCCAAAGTGGGCAACATTTGTGAAAACAATCTCATCTCCACAAGGACCTAAGCGAAAATTATTTGCAGCAACCCAAGAGGCGCATAGGAAGGATGTTGAGCGTGCATTTGGAGTGCTTCAAGCACGTTTCGCAATTGTCCGTGGACCTGCACGCTTTTTCCATCTTGAAACACTCCAAAAGATCATGAAAGCGTGTATAATTCTCCATAATCTCCATAACatgattgttgaagatgaacgGGATGATAATGAAGTGGTAAATTTGGATTATGAACAAATTGATGGAGTGGATAATCCTCCTATgcaagtgttacatgaacaaaATGATGAATTTCTGTCATGCATTGAGAGGTATGGACGCATTAGAGACCGAGACATTCATTTTCAACTCCAGAAGGACCTTGTTGAACATTTATGGCAATTGCATGGCGAGTCGTAG
- the LOC142622076 gene encoding uncharacterized protein LOC142622076, which produces MAEENVNLPATPETIKPNGNNLRGNSTGKASSLNSGEIVPHYLRASTGSCHDFCKYGRKHAFEGKARHPILKKVVKKPPDSENPLVSVDLPEMKKMTVVKLEPSPDSKTHLSDVPQSIKQKVSTKSPGSKNPGESKFLTERKKMAGVKFKSSPYSNTHKSNTQKPMKAEVSSSPKKVEASLRKGSSKAKDLNLSAKHATPLKPKSVAVKPISSPNSSGGISGLRKSDVKIGKMTGTLKVAVKKALASPQASLSSNSSVNRVAVKKALASPQASLSSNSSVNRVAVNKGMASTRASLSSNSSVNRVANSNERKLRNKKVVSPLMNQNKIRKAEPKQPNNEEVPEKTLYVIKVETENKPFESAQNERIAIELSHALSASPKSTSLPNILPSSTHEEEYQEESEYTMSEAEDDSPLENSELEDTEEADTLEEGYKGRPRKAGMVFSEDKNSQPWKLKFRQGKVVDIQSANNSPRRLKFRQGKMLGENQIVKANARRRGFKRTGRGDGDTKSMEADPPKVVLRHQDVQGKKDAQGLFNNVIEETASKLVEARKSKVKALVGAFETVISLQEKKPANVVA; this is translated from the coding sequence ATGGCTGAGGAGAATGTCAATTTACCAGCGACCCCAGAGACAATTAAGCCAAATGGGAATAATTTGAGAGGAAACTCTACGGGAAAAGCAAGCTCTTTAAACAGTGGAGAAATTGTTCCTCATTATCTCAGGGCGTCTACTGGTTCCTGTCATGATTTTTGTAAATATGGGAGGAAACATGCATTTGAAGGAAAGGCGAGACATCCCATActgaaaaaagttgtgaaaaaaccACCTGACAGCGAAAACCCATTAGTGAGTGTGGATCTGCCAGAGATGAAGAAGATGACAGTGGTCAAGCTTGAACCTTCACCTGACTCCAAAACCCATTTATCTGATGTTCCTCAGTCCATTAAACAGAAAGTGTCAACAAAATCACCTGGCAGCAAAAATCCTGGAGAAAGTAAATTTCTGACAGAGAGGAAGAAGATGGCAGGGGTCAAGTTTAAATCTTCACCTTATTCAAACACACATAAATCTAATACCCAAAAACCCATGAAGGCAGAAGTGTCATCATCTCCCAAAAAGGTGGAAGCTTCTTTGAGAAAAGGTTCATCAAAAGCTAAAGATTTAAACTTGTCTGCAAAACATGCTACTCCTTTGAAGCCAAAATCTGTGGCAGTGAAACCGATATCTTCTCCTAATTCCTCAGGAGGTATAAGTGGCCTAAGAAAGAGTGATGTCAAGATTGGCAAGATGACAGGGACCTTAAAAGTAGCTGTAAAGAAAGCCCTGGCTTCCCCACAAGCCTCATTGTCATCGAATTCTTCTGTCAATAGAGTAGCTGTAAAGAAAGCCCTGGCCTCCCCACAAGCCTCGTTGTCATCAAATTCTTCTGTCAATAGAGTAGCTGTAAATAAAGGCATGGCTTCCACACGAGCCTCATTGTCATCAAATTCTTCTGTCAATAGAGTTGCAAATTCAAATGAAAGAAAGCTCAGGAACAAGAAAGTTGTGTCTCCCCTTATGAATCAGAACAAGATTAGAAAAGCTGAACCTAAGCAACCCAACAATGAAGAGGTCCCAGAGAAAACCTTGTATGTCATCAAGGTGGAAACTGAGAACAAACCTTTTGAATCTGCTCAAAATGAAAGAATTGCAATTGAACTGTCACATGCTCTATCAGCATCACCGAAGTCTACATCCCTCCCAAATATTCTGCCGTCTTCAACCCATGAAGAAGAATATCAAGAGGAGTCTGAATATACAATGAGTGAAGCAGAAGATGACTCACCCTTGGAAAATAGTGAACTTGAGGATACTGAAGAAGCAGACACCTTGGAAGAGGGATACAAAGGGAGGCCCAGAAAGGCTGGGATGGTTTTTTCTGAAGATAAAAATTCCCAACCTTGGAAATTGAAGTTCAGGCAGGGGAAGGTGGTTGATATTCAGTCTGCAAATAACAGTCCAAGGAGGCTCAAATTTAGGCAAGGTAAAATGTTGGGGGAGAACCAAATTGTCAAGGCCAATGCCCGAAGGAGAGGCTTTAAAAGGACAGGTAGAGGTGATGGTGACACAAAGAGTATGGAAGCTGATCCACCAAAAGTTGTTTTGAGGCATCAAGATGTGCAGGGGAAGAAAGATGCTCAGGGTTTGTTTAATAATGTAATAGAAGAAACGGCAAGTAAACTTGTTGAAGCCCGGAAGAGCAAGGTTAAGGCCTTGGTTGGTGCTTTTGAAACTGTGATCTCCCTCCAAGAGAAAAAACCTGCAAACGTTGTTGCTTGa